A segment of the Candidatus Methanomethylicota archaeon genome:
ATTTAATCTTTCTGATGATAAAATAAAAGAAGTTGTAGATAAAGTCAAGAAATTAGCAGCTCGTAAAAAGAAAATACTTGAAGAAGATGTTATTGCAATTGTAGAAGAAGTTATAGGAGCTATTCCAGAAGCTGAAAAAACTGTTAAATTAGATGAGGCTTTAATAATAACTGGAAATAAAATAACACCAACAGCTTCTGTACAAATTATTATAGGAAATGAAAAGAAGATTACAGCAGGAGTTGGAATTGGACCAGTTGATGCAGCTGCTAAAGCTATACAAAGTGCTATTGGTGAAGAAGTAAAATTATTGAATTATAAATTAGAAGCTATTTCAGGAGGAACAGATTCACTTTGTTCAGTTGAAGTGGTATTAGAAGATAAAAATGGGAGAATTGCACGAGGATTGGCAGTAGGAGGAGATATTGTAATAGCTTCTGTTAATGCATTGCTTGAAGGAATAAATAAAATATATAGAATGTATAAGCATTAATGATAGAATTTTAAAGTTTCCTTAAGTGATTCATATCTCTTTATATCTTCAGGAGAGATACTTTTAGGAATAATTTTTAAAGCTGCTTCAAAGTGCCTCATTTCTACTTTCTTTGGTTTCATTTCTTCTCTTAAAGCCATGAGGGCTGCTTCTCTACATATAGCTTCAATATCAGCACCAGTATAACCTTCTGTTTTTTCTGCAAGAATAGAGAAGTTCACATCTTCTGCAAGTGGCATTTTTCTTGTATGAACTTTGAATATTTCTTCTCTTGCTTTTTTATCAGGTAAAGGAACATATACTAGTCTATCAAATCTTCCTGGCCTTAGTAGAGCAGGATCTAGCATATCAGGTCTATTTGTAGCTGCCATTACAACAACACCTCTAAGAGGTATTAAACCATCCATTTCTGAAAGAAGTTGATTCACAATTCTTTCAGTAACTCCAGAATCAAATCTTCCTCCTCTTATAGGAGCTATTGAGTCTATTTCATCAAAGAAAATAACACATGGTGCAGCTTGTCTCGCTTTCTTAAAGATTTCTCTAATAGCTTTTTCAGATTCTCCAACCCATTTACTTAAAATTTCTGGCCCTCTTACACTTATGAAGTTTGCACCTGATTCTGTAGCAACAGCTTTTGCCAATAATGTTTTACCTGTACCAGGTGGTCCATAAAGAAGTATTCCTTTTGGTGGAGTTATCCCCATTTGTTCAAAAAGTTCTGGATGTTTAATTGGCCATTCTGCAATTTCTTTTAATTGTCTTTTAATATCTTCTAAACCTCCTATATCATCCCAATGAACTTCTGGAACTTCAACATAGACCTCTCTCAAGGCTGATGGAGTTATATCTTTCATTGCTTCAAGAAAATCACATCTACTAACCTTAAGACTTTTAAGAATATTAGTAGGAATAGTTTTCTTCTCTAAATCTATTTTTGGAAGAAATCTTCTTAAAGCTCTTATAGCAGCTTCTCTGGCTAATGCTGCAAGATCTGCACCACTATAACCATGAGTTAATTCTGCAAGTTCTTCAATATTTACATCATTATCTAAAGGCATATTTCTTACATGAACTTGTAAAATTTCAGCTCTTGCTTTTTTATCTGGCATTGATATTGCAATTTCTCTATCAAATCTTCCTGGTCTACGTAATGCAGGATCCACAGCATCTGGCCTATTTGTAGCAGCTATAACTACAACTTGTCCTCTTGATTTAAGTCCATCCATTAATGTTAGAAGTTGAGCTACTACACGACGCTCTACTTCTCCAGTAACTTCTTCTCTTTTAGGAGCTATTGAGTCTATTTCATCAATGAATATTATACTAGGTGCAGATCTTTCAGCTTCATTAAATATTTCTCTTAATCTACTTTCAGATTCTCCATAAAACTTACTCATAATTTCAGGACCATTTATGGAAAGGAAGTTTGCACCTGATTCTGTAGCAACAGCTTTTGCCAATAATGTCTTTCCACAACCAGGTGGTCCATAAAGAAGTATTCCTTTTGGTGGTTCTATTCCAAGATGTTTAAATAATTCTGGATGTTTCATTGGTAATTCAATCATTTCTCTAATTTTTATCTTCGCTTCTTCTAAATCACCAATATCTTCATAAGTAACTCTTGGTACAGCAGCTTCTAATTCTTTTACAGGTTCTTCTTTTATTACTATTTCAGTATCATTAGTTACATATGCTGATGGAGATGGTTGAACTGAAACTACAGTAAGCCTTAGGGCCTCACCCAATATTGGTACAGGAATAGTATCACCTTTTGTTACAGGAATATCCTTAACCATATGCTTTACATATTCATTAAAATCTGGGCCAAATAGTATTTTTTCAACAGGCGCTAAAACAAGTTTTGTAGCTGGTTTTAATTCAATAGGTGAAACTTTTACAGCATCTCCTGTAGAAGTCCCAGCATTATGACGAATTATTCCATCAATTCTTATTATTTCTGAGTCTTCATCTTCATGAAGAGGCCATACACGAGCTACTGTAGTTTTTTGTCCTGTAATTGATATAAAATCTCCAGGTCTTAAACCAAGTTTTGACATTGCTTGACGACTTATTCTTGCTAAACCTCTACCAACATCTTGTGATCTTGCTTCAGCTACTCTCAATATTAAACTTTCATCCATGATATTCACCAAGATATAATATAAAAGACTGTGTCTAAAATAAATATCTATGGGTAATATGGAATCATTAAAAATTGTATCAAAAGAAAGACTTGAGAGATTAGCTTGGCTTGCAAAAATAGAATTAAGTGAAGAAGAAAAAAGAGAATTTTTAGAACAATTAAATGAAATATTAAAAGCATTTAAAAGCATTGATGAACTTCAATTAGAAAATATTGAACCTACATTTCATGCAATAGAAATATTTAACGCATTTAGAGAAGATTTGATAAAACCTTCTTTAAATCAAAAAGAGGCACTTTCAACAGCTAAAAAGAGTAAGGATGGGTTTTTCATTGCTCCAAAGATAGTATGAAGGTGTTAAATTTGAGAATTTTAGATCTTACATTATATGAATTAATTGAAGCTCTAAAAAATGGGGATGTTATTTTAGAAGATGTTATTGAAAAATATTTAGAGAGAATTAAAAAATATGATTCTGAATTAAATGCATATATTACATTAAATAATAATATTAGTAAAGTCGATAAAAATTCTATTTTAGCAGGAGCGCCATTAGCTATAAAGGACAATATATGTACAAAGGGTTTAAGAACAACATGTGCTTCAAAAATACTTGAAGATTATATACCTCCATACGATGCTACAGTAATAAAAAAATTAAAAGAAGCTGGTGCCATAATTTTAGGAAAGACAAATATGGATGAATTCTCCATGGGATCTTCTACAGAGAATAGTTGTTTTTTCCCTTCAAAAAATCCATGGGATAAATCAAGAGTACCAGGAGGTTCTTCTGGTGGAAGTGCTGTAGCAGTTGTAGCAAAAGAAGCTGCAGCTGCTTTAGGTTCAGATACTGGTGGTTCTATAAGATGTCCTGCTAGCTTTTGTGGCGCAGTAGGATTGAAGCCTACATATGGACTAGTAAGTAGATTTGGGTTAATTGCTTTTGCTAATAGTTTAGAACAAATAGGACCAATAACTAGAGATGTTAGAGATTGTGCTCTTTTAATGAATATTATAGCTGGATATGATGAAATGGATGGAACTTCTATAAATAAAAAACAAGAAGATTACTTGATGTATCTTGAAAAAGATGTTAAAAATATGAAAATAGGGGTTTTAAAAGAGTTTTTTGATGAAGGTACTGAAGAAGGAGTAAAAAAAGAAGTTTGGAATGCAATACATTTACTAGAGAATCTTGGCGTAAAATATGAAGAAGTTAGTCTTCCAATTATTAAATATGCTCTTCCTGCTTATTATTTAATTGCAATGTCAGAAGCAAGTTCTAATCTTGCAAGATATGATGGAATAAGATATGGAGCTAGAATTGATGATGAAGGATTAGATTGGTCAACAGCATATTCTAAAACTAGAAGTTTATTTGGAAAAGAAGTTAAAAGAAGAATTTTATTAGGAACATTTGCACTTTCAGCAGGATATTATGAAGAGTATTATCTTAAAGCATTAAAAGTAAGAACTCTTATAAAAAGAGAATTTGAAAAATTATTTAAAGAATATGATGCTATTGTTGGACCTACAATGCCATGTATTGCTTTTAAAATTGGAGAGAGAAAAGAAGATCCACTTGCAATGTATATGACTGATGTAGATACTGTACCAGTAAATTTAGCTGGAATTCCAGCAATTTCCATTCCTTGTGGATTTTCAAATGGTCTTCCAGTAGGTTTTCAAATAATTGCTCCACCGCTCATGGAAGGAACTTTAATAACCATAGCTAAAAGACTTGAAGAGGAACTTGATTTAAATCTAAATCCACCATTATGAGGTGATTATATGATTCAAGATGTAAAAATAGGATTAGAAGTACATTGTCAATTAACAAGTTTAAAAACAAAACTATTCTGTAGTTGTTCTTCTGATTATAGAGGAAAGGAGCCAAATTCTAATGTATGCGTAATTTGTTTAGGACATCCAGGAACTTTACCAAAACCAAATAAAAAAGCTATTGAATTTGCAATAATGGCAGGAATAGCACTTAAAAGCAATATTAATTCAAAAGTCCTATTCTATAGAAAAAATTACTTCTATGTTGATATGAATAAAAACTTTCAAATCTCTATGTATGAAACAAAAGGATCTCCTCCACTTTGTACAGGAGGTTATTTAGACATAAGTACTGAAGGAAAGATTAAGAGAGTAAGAGTAAGAAGAATACAATTAGAAGAAGATCCTGCAAAACTTATACATATTGGACCTATTGATTTATCTCCATATACACTTGTAGATTATAATAGAGCAGGAATAGCACTTTTAGAAATTGTTACAGAACCTGATATTTCTTCAGCAAAAGAAGCTAGATTATTTCTTCAAAAATTAAGATCAGTATTAGAGCATATAGGGATTTTTGATGGAAGTTTAGAAGGAGCTATGAGATGTGATGTGAATGTTTCAATAAAGAATGGAGAAAGAGTAGAAATTAAAAATATATCATCATTCAAAGAAGTTGAGAGAGCAATAAATTATGAACTTTCCAGACAATTTTCATTAATAAGTAAAGGAGAGAAAATTGTAAGAGAAACAAGACATTGGGATGAAATCAGAAAAGTAACAATTTCATTAAGAGAAAAAGAAGAGGAACATGATTATAGATATTTTCCAGAACCTGATATTGTGCCAATTGTTATAACTCAAGAATTTATTGAAAGTATAAAAGCTTGTATGCCAGAATTGCCAGATGAACGTGCTGAAAGATTTATTAAAATTTATGGTATACCACAATATGATGCTTATATATTAACTTCTAATAAAGCAATAGCAGATTTCTTTGAAGAATGTGTAAGACAATATGGTGAAGCTAAAGTAGTAAGTAATTGGATAATAAATGATTTAATGGGGATATTGAATAATAGAGATTTAGAAATTTATGAAAGTAAAATAA
Coding sequences within it:
- the gatC gene encoding Asp-tRNA(Asn)/Glu-tRNA(Gln) amidotransferase subunit GatC codes for the protein MGNMESLKIVSKERLERLAWLAKIELSEEEKREFLEQLNEILKAFKSIDELQLENIEPTFHAIEIFNAFREDLIKPSLNQKEALSTAKKSKDGFFIAPKIV
- the gatB gene encoding Asp-tRNA(Asn)/Glu-tRNA(Gln) amidotransferase subunit GatB, whose translation is MIQDVKIGLEVHCQLTSLKTKLFCSCSSDYRGKEPNSNVCVICLGHPGTLPKPNKKAIEFAIMAGIALKSNINSKVLFYRKNYFYVDMNKNFQISMYETKGSPPLCTGGYLDISTEGKIKRVRVRRIQLEEDPAKLIHIGPIDLSPYTLVDYNRAGIALLEIVTEPDISSAKEARLFLQKLRSVLEHIGIFDGSLEGAMRCDVNVSIKNGERVEIKNISSFKEVERAINYELSRQFSLISKGEKIVRETRHWDEIRKVTISLREKEEEHDYRYFPEPDIVPIVITQEFIESIKACMPELPDERAERFIKIYGIPQYDAYILTSNKAIADFFEECVRQYGEAKVVSNWIINDLMGILNNRDLEIYESKITPKALVEMLKMIKEGIISGKIGKIILPEIVETGKMPSQIVKEKNMERIYNEELVRQIVEEVFKENKKAVMDALENEEAINFLVGQVMKKTRGRGDPKIVNEIIRMELNKIKNSGRF
- a CDS encoding CDC48 family AAA ATPase encodes the protein MDESLILRVAEARSQDVGRGLARISRQAMSKLGLRPGDFISITGQKTTVARVWPLHEDEDSEIIRIDGIIRHNAGTSTGDAVKVSPIELKPATKLVLAPVEKILFGPDFNEYVKHMVKDIPVTKGDTIPVPILGEALRLTVVSVQPSPSAYVTNDTEIVIKEEPVKELEAAVPRVTYEDIGDLEEAKIKIREMIELPMKHPELFKHLGIEPPKGILLYGPPGCGKTLLAKAVATESGANFLSINGPEIMSKFYGESESRLREIFNEAERSAPSIIFIDEIDSIAPKREEVTGEVERRVVAQLLTLMDGLKSRGQVVVIAATNRPDAVDPALRRPGRFDREIAISMPDKKARAEILQVHVRNMPLDNDVNIEELAELTHGYSGADLAALAREAAIRALRRFLPKIDLEKKTIPTNILKSLKVSRCDFLEAMKDITPSALREVYVEVPEVHWDDIGGLEDIKRQLKEIAEWPIKHPELFEQMGITPPKGILLYGPPGTGKTLLAKAVATESGANFISVRGPEILSKWVGESEKAIREIFKKARQAAPCVIFFDEIDSIAPIRGGRFDSGVTERIVNQLLSEMDGLIPLRGVVVMAATNRPDMLDPALLRPGRFDRLVYVPLPDKKAREEIFKVHTRKMPLAEDVNFSILAEKTEGYTGADIEAICREAALMALREEMKPKKVEMRHFEAALKIIPKSISPEDIKRYESLKETLKFYH
- the gatA gene encoding Asp-tRNA(Asn)/Glu-tRNA(Gln) amidotransferase subunit GatA — protein: MKVLNLRILDLTLYELIEALKNGDVILEDVIEKYLERIKKYDSELNAYITLNNNISKVDKNSILAGAPLAIKDNICTKGLRTTCASKILEDYIPPYDATVIKKLKEAGAIILGKTNMDEFSMGSSTENSCFFPSKNPWDKSRVPGGSSGGSAVAVVAKEAAAALGSDTGGSIRCPASFCGAVGLKPTYGLVSRFGLIAFANSLEQIGPITRDVRDCALLMNIIAGYDEMDGTSINKKQEDYLMYLEKDVKNMKIGVLKEFFDEGTEEGVKKEVWNAIHLLENLGVKYEEVSLPIIKYALPAYYLIAMSEASSNLARYDGIRYGARIDDEGLDWSTAYSKTRSLFGKEVKRRILLGTFALSAGYYEEYYLKALKVRTLIKREFEKLFKEYDAIVGPTMPCIAFKIGERKEDPLAMYMTDVDTVPVNLAGIPAISIPCGFSNGLPVGFQIIAPPLMEGTLITIAKRLEEELDLNLNPPL